GACCCTAAGAACCTAGAATTTAGGACGAGCACCCGTAGCTCAGCTGGATAGAGTATCTGACTTCGAATCAGAGGGTCACAGGTTCGAATCCTGTCGGGTGTACCAATATTGTCAATAGCAAAGGCCGCTGATCTCAGCGGCCTTCGTTCTATCTACAACCTAATACTTTTTATAATCTTACAGCGACGATCTCTTTCGTTCGGTCTGATCCGTCATTACTTAGCGACTGTTCTATATATCGGCTCGCGGCGACGGCGTCCATTGGGCGTGAGAAAAGATATCCCTGGCCGAATTCACAACCCTGACGGCGGAGTTCCTCAAGCTGTTCCTCGGTCTCAACACCTTCTGCAACGACCTGCATCTTAAGATTCTGGGCGAGGCGGACGATCGTGTGGACGATCTCTCGCTTCTCCGCATTTTCGGTAATTCGCCCAATGAATGAGCGGTCGATCTTGAGAAATTTCACCGGCAGTTGGTGCAGATAGCTCAGCGACGAATAACCTGTTCCAAAATCATCCAGACTTAGCTCAAGCCCAAGACCGCGTAACCGCTCCATCATCGAAACAGCCGATCCCGTATTCTCCATGACGTGGCTTTCAGTGATCTCGATCTTGATCGATCCGGGATCAACTCCGGTTTGGGCAAGCGTTTCCGAGATCTGCTCGATGAGGTTCAGCTGGCTAAATTCCTTGACCGAGAGGTTGATGCTCATTTGCAAATGATCGCTGCCATCGATCTGTCGCCGCCATTCCATGAGCTGACGGCAGCCTTCCTGAAACACCCACTTTCCAAGTGTAAGGATCAAATTATTTTCTTCGAGAACCGGGATGAACTCATCCGGCGGAACGAAACCCTTTTGCGGATGGTTCCAGCGCACCAGTGCCTCAAAACCCGACAGAGCTCGCGTATTGATATCCACTATCGGCTGATAGAACAGGCAAAACTCTTTCCGCTTCAGTGCTTGACGGAGTTCCGTTTCCAGCTGCAGCCGCTTGATCGCACTTTCATGCATCTCCTTATCGAAGAGCTGGAAGCGTGATTTCCCTTTCGACTTCGCCCGGTACATGGCGATGTCCGCATCGCGGATCAATTCGTCCGCCGTGCTGCTCGCCGTCCCAAACGAAATACCAATACTCGCCGACGTAAAGATCTCACGGCCCTGGATATCGAAGGGACGCTTCAGATCTTCCTGTAATCTTTCAGCCAGCAAAAATGCCGCCTGTTCACTGGCCAGGTCATTCAAGAGGATCGTAAATTCATCTCCGCCCAATCGAGCAACCAGATCGCCGGGCCTGAGGTTCGCTTCGAATCGAGCCGCGATCTGCTTCAAGAGTTCGTCGCCCGCCGCGTGTCCTAATGAGTCATTTACCACCTTGAAACGGTCGAAATCAAAGAATAGAACCGCGAACAACCCCTTGTTTCCACGTTTTCTGCTCTTGATCGTAAGCTTCAGATGCTCCATGAACAGGCTGCGGTTCGCGAGGCCCGTCAGGCTATCGTGAAGAGCGTCGTGTAAAAGTTGTTCCTCAGCCATCTTGCGGCCGGTAATGTCAGTGAAGACACCGATAGTTCCGCTAAACTCCCCTTCCAGATCAAATGTTGGCGTGCCGCCAATGATGACGTGAATACGCGAACCATCTTTGGTTTTGAGAGCCGTTTCGTACTGCCCGCTGATACCCTTCTTCCTGAGCCGATTGGTTTTTGAAACCATTCGGCTATCTTCTTCTTCAAAAAATAGTTCGGTAGCGATCTTCCCGATGAGTTCTTGTTGCGAGTAACCACTCATCACACAGAACGGCTCGTTCACAAACACGATGGCTTCGTTAACATCTGTCTGGACGAGCCCGTCGCTCATCGTGCTAAGCAGATCCCTAAGCCGTCGCTCTCGAATCTCGTTCTCCTTCAACGCACGTACGGTCGACGTTATATCTCGAAGAACGAGTAATGTTGAGTCTGGTCCATCTTCTACCCGGATCGGTTTGGCGGTGACCTCCATCCAACGGCCATCCAGCAGCTCCATCTCTTTGGAAACGCCGTCGCTGTTTTCCATCTGTACTAAGAAGCTGTCGCCTGCCTTAAACCGCTTCGATAACGACCACAGGATCTGGTCACTCGGCAATTCTCCAAAGAGGGCCGCGAAGCTTTGATTTACAAACACAGCATCACCACCGCGGACGATGATTGCGATCCCGTCGGGGGACGACTGGAGCACCGCCTCGACGGAGATCTCGCTCGACAGCCGTGTAATTGCACTAGGTGATAATTCTGCGATCATACGCATTGGGTCTGGAACGAATGCAGATAACCCAACATTAGCTCTGAAAGGAAGTCTAAAATGGTTGGCAATTTATGAAGGGAGGAACCCGATCAATAGATCGAGGAATCTACTAGTAGATTAAACTATTTACCTAATTCTAAGCAACAACTAATTTATGCCCGAACAGTTTTCCCGCTCATCACGAGTCATTGGTGATCGAATAGGCCCAGCGGCTACCGAAACCGATGAACGAATTAATCCTGAAACTGCGAAGAGTATTCGTAAAAAAGGCGGTTCGTGTGAGCCGCCTTTTTACTAGTCTTATCAACTAACCGCCTATTCCAGACCGATCAGATGCACATCGCTCATGTTATCCATAAGGCTTACTATGCGCGTTGCGAATCTGTATCGTTTGCTGGTGACTGTCAGCAGATAGTCGCGGCCTGTTTCGAGGCCTTCGAACTGGTAGGCTCCGAATGAGCTGGTTACCGTTGTTCGCCGGGTGCCTGCCGTGTCGATGATCGTGACCGTCGCGTTTCTCAGGCCCTGGCCTGCGGCGGTCGTTACCCTTCCGGAGATGGTCGCTCCGTCGAGCAGGGTTCCGCCCGTGAACGAGACCAGCCCGTCCGTCCAGTACAGCATCGGCAGCGGGTTGTTCTCAGAGTTTCTCACGTCCCTTTGAGTTGGGAAGTCGCCGAATCTGATCTGGGCACTCGTCGCCGGGCTTTGGAAGGTCGGGAAGGTGATCTTCACGAGTTCTCTCGTTCCGGCTGGCAGTGCCGCCGTCGGAGTGATCGTGATGCCGACCTTGCCTTGCAGCGAGTTGTTGACGGCCAGGGTGCAGTTCACTGCTCCCGTGCCGCATGTCACCGTCGGGATGCCCAGTGCCGTTACCGGATATTCCACCGTAAAGGCCACCTTCGTCTCGACACCCGTCGTTGTCATCAGCACCGGAACGGTCACAGGCTGTCCCTGCGTTGCTATCTGGCTCACCACCCTCGCCGTTCTCGGTATCGCGTTCGGGCCCGGTACATCGTAGGCGATGAAGTCCCCGCCCGTGATATTGCCGGCCACGTTGGTGTACGTTCTGCTTGTCGCCTCAAACGCCTTGCCGAGGCCGCTTGGGGTGATGGTATAGCTGCCGCCGGTCTGCGTTACTCCGAATGAGTAGTTGCCGCCTGCGTCAGTGGTGGTCGTTGTGGCCTGCTGCGTCTGGGTGTTCAGCAGGGTCATTGTTACGCCCGCGAGGTTCACGTTCGTGCCGAAGGCGATGAACTGCTTGACGTTGCCCGTCAGGCCGATCACCACATTGTGCTGGACTGCCTGTGACGTGCTGCCTCCGAAGTTCGCATCGCCGGCGTAGGTCGCCGTGATGGTCTTCGCTCCCAGTGTCGAGGCGAGGCTGCATGTGCCGGCCGCTACTGCTGCCGTACATGTGTTGCCCGTACCGTCGCTCACTGTCACATTACCCGTCGGTGTTCCCGCTCCCGGGGCGACCGGGCTCGTTGTCCAGTTGACCGGGTAGTTCTGCCCGACCACCGTTGAGCTGCCGAGGGCTGAGGCGTTCGTGATCGTTGTCGTCGTCGCCGCCTGTGTCACCGTCAGGGTTCCGTTAGCTGTCGCGAACGTGTAGTTCGGGGCTGCTAAGGTTCCCTGTGCCGCTGTGATCGGGTACGCTCCCGGACCCGATGTGCTCGTTGCCGAGGTCGAGATGTTCGGTGTTCCCGTCACTCCGCTTGTACCAAGCGTCTCTCCATTCTGGAAGCCCGTGATCTGGAATGTCAGGGCCGGGTTAGCGGCTCCGTACACTCTCGTCTGGTCATTCGCCGTCACCGTCAGTTGGGATTGGGTGATGGTCAGTGTGCCGTTCACAAAGCTTGTGAAGGCGTAGTTCCCTGATGCCAGTGTGCCCAGTGCTGCCGTGATGGCATACGGGCTGCCCGCGACCGGGCTCGAAGGCGTCGCCATCGTTGACAGCAGCGGGCTTCCCGTCACGTCGCTTGTTCCAAGGTTCTGGCCGAGGACAAAGCCCGTGAAGGTTGCCGTCAGCGTGGGGTTCGCGGCTCCGTAGGCACGGCTCTTATTATCCGCCGTTACCGTCAGGCCTTTCTTGTTGACTGTCACGTTGCCGCCGATGTAGTTGAAGCTGTAGTTGTTCGAAACAGCTCCCGTACACGTTGCCGGATACTGCGAGCCTGAGACCGGCGAGCCCTGGACATACGTCGTCGAGCACGTCGGCTGGGTCGTCAGGTTGGCCGTCGTTTCACCAAGCACGAAGCCCGTGATCGCTGCCGTGATCGCCGGTGCCGCATCGCCGTATGTGACCGCCGCCGATGAGGCCGCGACATTGAGCGGTGCCTTGCCGATCGTCTGGGTCGTCGAGCCGTTCGAACCGTTGAAGTTCGCGTTGCCCGAGTACACTGCCTGGATGACCTTGCCCACTCCCGCCGGCAGCTGGTTCGTCGTACAGACCGCCGAGCCCAGTGCCGTCACCGCTACATTCTGACAGCCCGCAATAGGATTGCCACCGTCATTGAAGTTCACCGTCCCCTGCGGCGTTCCCGAACCAGGTGCCACCGCCGTAATGGTCGCCGTCGCCGTCAGCGTCGAACCGTAGTTCGGTGCATTGATCAAAGTCTGCACCGTCGTCGCGGTGCTGGCCTGGTTTACGACTTGCGGATTGCCGGTAAGCGTAGCGTTGCTGTTTGAGAATACCGGCGAGTTACTAACGTAGTTCGCCGTGATCGGATGGTTGCCGAGAGCGAGCGTGTTAAGCGAGATCGACGCCGTTCCACCAACAACCTGGGCACTTCCTATCATCGATCCATTATCGAAGAACTGGACCGTTCCCGTCGGCACGCCGCCAGCTGGTGTTGTCGCCACCGTAGCAGTGAATACAACCGATTGGCCGAACTTTGAAGGGTTCGCGGAAGAAGTTAGGGTCGTAGTGGTAGTTGCGACAGGTGGTGTCTCAATGCTCACATACGTTACCGGAGACCGATTCGCAAAGGTCAAGCCACCTGCTCCGGGTACGCCCGGAGTGAAAACAACTCCGGTCGTGCCGGCAAAGTTAACATTCAAGGTATCGCCCGGTAGCGTTGGCAGGACCGGATTTCCACCATTTACGGAGATCGGCGTGTTGGCCAATGGCACCACGTTGAACGTGTCGTTGTTAGTGCCAGCGTTAATGCCGATCGCTTCGGTTGAACTGTCAAATGTGATCAGCCCTGTTCCCGTGCGAGAGATCGTCGTGGCCGTTGTATTGTAGGAATTTGCGGTCGTATCGTCCTGATCATTAATATTGATCGAATCAACAGTTCCAGCCTGGCCCGCGATCGTAAGAGGTCCGGCCAGGAGATCGAGACTGCCCGCATTACCGACGTTTACAGTATCTGCACCGCCGCCAGCATTAATGGTCGTCAAGGTATTCAGGAATACCGCAATGACGTTGATCGTGTCACCGCCTGATCCGGCGTTGAGAGTGACTTGGCCGATATTAGCGGTCCAGCCGACACCGGAACTACCTGTCCGGAAGAAGGAGTTATTGGTGACCGTATAAGTATTCGTACTCACGTCAGCCGCATCGTTGAAGTTAAGAATGTCTGTGAACGCGAGTGGTGTACCAAAGAACAGCAGTTGGCCGCCAAGCACGCCGTCCATCGTACCAGCTTTACCTACATTGACCGTGTTGATACCGGAATTGCCATTGATGGTGAACGTCGGCCCGGCTTTTGCCTGAACATTAACCACATCGCTGCCTTCGTCCGTGTTAATGGTAAACGCAGTGATCGCAGCCGGTACATTCGCAAAATCAACGGTGATGTTATCGGCGGCATCACCACCAACTACTCCGTCGCCCGCGTTTATGGTCAATGTACCCTTGTTATCAAACTCGATCGGTTCGAAGGCATCGACCGCGACCTTCAAACGGGGAGCAACCGCACCGTCCGTAAGGCCGATAACGTTTGCCGCATCCGTTGAATTGACCGTCAGGCTCGCCACGGCGACCGTATCAATGACCGGTGCGAGGCCCGTGAAGCGGATATCAACCGGATTTGGGCCGGTAAACCTCACCAAACCGTCGCCGTTATTGCTCGGCCCGCCGCCGATCGGCGGCATCGTCGTTCCAACAAAGTAGGTCTCGTTGAAGCCCGGCCCGCCGCCGCCGAACATCTGCATATTATCGCCAGACTGTCCGCCGCCGTTGAAATCGATGCCGCCCGGGGGGGCAAACAGTGCTCCCATCGGATTATTGATTATTAACGTATCGTTGCCGATCAGGCCGTCAAAGGTAAATGAAAGGGTACCGACCAAAGGAATTAGCGGCCCACCGTTGAGTGAATACGTTCCCGCATCCGGCCCCGTGGCGTAGATGATCAGGATGTCATCGCCGTTCGTGCCGGTTACTAATGGATTCGGGACGGCACAGCTGAATGGGCCGGTCGACGAATAAGTTGGCGGATTCGCCATATTCGTCTTCGTGTAGAACTGGAGGTCCGGATAACCATAGTGGTAATTCGACAGCGAATTGGTCGGGAACGTGTCCTGAGTACACCCATTGCAGTACTTCATATCGTAATACGTGAGGTGCGAGTTTATCTGTGACGAAGTGCCAAAATAGTAGCCGTCTCCTGCTCCTTGATAGAGTTCAAGTAGATACTGCGTGCCCTGAGTCAACCATCGAGGCGAGGCGATCGGTGCGTACGAATACGTCGCCGCAGGACCGCTAACCTGGATCTGATCCAGTTTTACCTGAGTTGCGTAATTGAATAGGGTCACATAGCGGGTCGTTCCGGTCGGCTCTCGCTTACCGAAGCTGGTCACGAGGATGTCCTCGTTCGGTGAGAAGCGGAAACCTCTCTGTGAATTAGATACTCCGCCCGCCCCGCCAGATGCGACCTGATCGGTCGATGAGATCGGGCCATTGAACGTGCCAGCCACGGCGGAAACAGCCGTTGCAGCCGGGTTGCCGTAATACATGTAGATCGTCTTCATTCCCGAAGCCGACAGTGAATCGACCTTGACCCAGACGACCGTTGTCGCGGTATTCAAGCCGCTTTCGATCCAATAATTGAGCAAAGTCGCCCCGCTGTTATATCCGAATCGAATATCTTTTCCTGTCGGATCTATCCGTCCTGCGGCGATAAGCGATTGAGTATCGATCTCGAGCCGAAGCTGATAGTCATTCACGGCTGCACCGGAATTTTCGTTCACTACAAATTGATTGCTGTAGCTCCAGCCAGCCGGCGGCACGTCGCATGGGCCTGGGACCGGGGTCGGTGTCGGGACCGGAGTCGGAGTGACGGTCGGCGTGGCCGTTGGCGTCGGCGTCGGCACCACAACGGCCGTATTGCCCTGGATCATAAAATCATACGGATTTTCTTCCGGGTCATCATTTACGATGCTGACCGTCGCAAAAGACGGAGCAGCAGTGCTCGGATCGTACGTAACGTTGAAAGTTGTCGAAGTGCCCGGCAATACCGGTGATGTAGGCGGAGTCGTAAGGGTGAAATCACTGAGTGTGCCCAATGTACGGAGAGCATCCGCGTCGATCGTTGGTTCCATGACCATTACTGGACTGATCGAGATCGCTCCGAGCGTGAGGTTAGACGATCCTGAATTCGTGATCGTAAACGTATGCGTCACCATGCCTGACAACGGATCAACTGTTCCAAAGTCAGTATCGTCAGCCACAGCCGGCGTCGTATCTCCATCCGCGATCGGTATACCAAGCCCGGTGACATCCATCTCAGGCAAGGTTGGCGTTGGCGTTGGTGTCGGAGCGTCCGCGTGCGTGTATGGAAAGGCCGCTGAGCATGCGGAGCTATTGCCGGCGCCGTCGATCGAACTTGCGTATATATTTGTCGTTGCGTTCGTCGGCACTGTGACGGGGATGGCAAAGTTGCCCCCGGTTGCAAACGCACCGTTAAGTATACCGGTGGTGCAATCGCTGCTGGTATAAAGATTGACGGTGCTGTCCGCTTCGGCGGTGCCGTTGATCGTCGGGCTTGCATTGCTGCTCGGGCTCGTCGGCGTACTGCCGGTTATGATCGGCGTTACCGGTAAGGTCTTGTCTATCGTGTACACTTCGCCAACGAACGGCAATATCGTCGAGATACCGGGCGTCAGGCCGGTCTCGTTCGCCAGGTTTAGCCCGAGCGTTCCGTCGCCGCTGCCGGTGTTGACGCTAATATTCCATCTGACACTCGGAGGGCCCGCCTGAGGGGCGACACTTGTTATCGAAGGCCCCGTCAATCCGCCATTGACCAGAGAAAAATTGCTTGTGGTCACGCCGTCTACTGGCGCGGCAAACTCGATCGTCCATGTGACGTCATTTAGATTTGTCGGGTTCGGATGAGCCCGCGTCAGAGACACTACCGCCGTCGGTGTTGGCGTCGGAGTTGGTGTCGGCGCGGTGCCGGTTCCGTGGACGTAAAAATTGTATGGGTTCTCGTCCGCATCATCATTAGCGATCTCTACGCCCCATGTGAATTCACCGGCGGATATCGGGTCGAATGTGACGGTAAACGTCGTAGAGTTCCCTGGCGGGATGGGCGTCACTAGTGGCTGCGACACGGTGAACGAATTGGCTACGTTCGGGTTGTTGGCTTTGCCGGATTCCGGTCTTACGATAGAGACATCGGTGATCGAGATCGGGCCGACGGCAAGATCGGCTGCTCCGTCGTTATGGATCGTAAAGGTGTGAGTAACAGAACCCGACGCAACATCAACGCTTCCAAATTCCGTATCATTGCCCACTACTGGCGAAAAACTTGGGTCAACGATCTCAACCCCAAGCCCTGTGACCCTTATTTCCGGAGTTGGGACCGGCGTTGGGGTCGGGGTTGGAGCAACATCATCATTAGTTATTGTGCCTTGGCCCTGGCCGTCGGTCACGGTCGCACCGGTCACGTTTGTTACGTTTACAAAGAATGTCTCATTCGATTCGACAGTAGTATCGCCGTTGACCGTGACGTTAAACGTCGCCGAGGAATTCCCTGACGTGATCGTCTGGCCAGTCATTGAATTACTGACGTAATCATTGTCAGCCGTCGTTGCGGTATTATCAGCAGTCGCGATATCAAAAGTAACGCCGCTCGCTGGAGCTGGATAACTTAAGGAAACTGTGAATTGAAAAGTGCTTGTTCCGGAATCAGTTTCCAGCTGGGTAACGTCATTGATGGACAGATTCGGCGGTAAAGAAGACGTTGCAAAGCCTTGCAAAGTCGGATTTACGGTCTTCGCTCCAACGTTTTCCGCGATGGCACAATAGAAGTACAAACCTCCGGGGGTAAGGCCCGTGATCGGCTCAGCCACTGCGACGTTCGCAGTGCCGGACCCGATCGATACAC
This sequence is a window from Acidobacteriota bacterium. Protein-coding genes within it:
- a CDS encoding DUF2341 domain-containing protein, which gives rise to MFKRPRTFLSAAIVVLGLIAAASGSLLTASAAGASPRFGFIQSVSEIFGIAEPIVVATSDETAPVEPSAVPTPTTDAPQAGTIDLATLGVAYTENFDTLSNTAGSTTNAIAINGWYLTESGGGARDNEQYAVDTGGSSTGDTFSYGAAAATDRAFGGLQSGTLISTIGASLTNNTGSTVNQLAIAFTGEQWRLGATGREDRLDFQYSTDATSLTTGNWTDLDILDFVAPVTTGTAGALDGNTSPNRTIKSSAITNLLLPNGSTIWIRWNDVNATGADDGLAIDDISITPKALPSVTTDAATLVTGTTATLNATVNPNGNATTVWFRYSSTNPGVCDDTFGTKVPAAGVSIGSGTANVAVAEPITGLTPGGLYFYCAIAENVGAKTVNPTLQGFATSSLPPNLSINDVTQLETDSGTSTFQFTVSLSYPAPASGVTFDIATADNTATTADNDYVSNSMTGQTITSGNSSATFNVTVNGDTTVESNETFFVNVTNVTGATVTDGQGQGTITNDDVAPTPTPTPVPTPEIRVTGLGVEIVDPSFSPVVGNDTEFGSVDVASGSVTHTFTIHNDGAADLAVGPISITDVSIVRPESGKANNPNVANSFTVSQPLVTPIPPGNSTTFTVTFDPISAGEFTWGVEIANDDADENPYNFYVHGTGTAPTPTPTPTPTAVVSLTRAHPNPTNLNDVTWTIEFAAPVDGVTTSNFSLVNGGLTGPSITSVAPQAGPPSVRWNISVNTGSGDGTLGLNLANETGLTPGISTILPFVGEVYTIDKTLPVTPIITGSTPTSPSSNASPTINGTAEADSTVNLYTSSDCTTGILNGAFATGGNFAIPVTVPTNATTNIYASSIDGAGNSSACSAAFPYTHADAPTPTPTPTLPEMDVTGLGIPIADGDTTPAVADDTDFGTVDPLSGMVTHTFTITNSGSSNLTLGAISISPVMVMEPTIDADALRTLGTLSDFTLTTPPTSPVLPGTSTTFNVTYDPSTAAPSFATVSIVNDDPEENPYDFMIQGNTAVVVPTPTPTATPTVTPTPVPTPTPVPGPCDVPPAGWSYSNQFVVNENSGAAVNDYQLRLEIDTQSLIAAGRIDPTGKDIRFGYNSGATLLNYWIESGLNTATTVVWVKVDSLSASGMKTIYMYYGNPAATAVSAVAGTFNGPISSTDQVASGGAGGVSNSQRGFRFSPNEDILVTSFGKREPTGTTRYVTLFNYATQVKLDQIQVSGPAATYSYAPIASPRWLTQGTQYLLELYQGAGDGYYFGTSSQINSHLTYYDMKYCNGCTQDTFPTNSLSNYHYGYPDLQFYTKTNMANPPTYSSTGPFSCAVPNPLVTGTNGDDILIIYATGPDAGTYSLNGGPLIPLVGTLSFTFDGLIGNDTLIINNPMGALFAPPGGIDFNGGGQSGDNMQMFGGGGPGFNETYFVGTTMPPIGGGPSNNGDGLVRFTGPNPVDIRFTGLAPVIDTVAVASLTVNSTDAANVIGLTDGAVAPRLKVAVDAFEPIEFDNKGTLTINAGDGVVGGDAADNITVDFANVPAAITAFTINTDEGSDVVNVQAKAGPTFTINGNSGINTVNVGKAGTMDGVLGGQLLFFGTPLAFTDILNFNDAADVSTNTYTVTNNSFFRTGSSGVGWTANIGQVTLNAGSGGDTINVIAVFLNTLTTINAGGGADTVNVGNAGSLDLLAGPLTIAGQAGTVDSININDQDDTTANSYNTTATTISRTGTGLITFDSSTEAIGINAGTNNDTFNVVPLANTPISVNGGNPVLPTLPGDTLNVNFAGTTGVVFTPGVPGAGGLTFANRSPVTYVSIETPPVATTTTTLTSSANPSKFGQSVVFTATVATTPAGGVPTGTVQFFDNGSMIGSAQVVGGTASISLNTLALGNHPITANYVSNSPVFSNSNATLTGNPQVVNQASTATTVQTLINAPNYGSTLTATATITAVAPGSGTPQGTVNFNDGGNPIAGCQNVAVTALGSAVCTTNQLPAGVGKVIQAVYSGNANFNGSNGSTTQTIGKAPLNVAASSAAVTYGDAAPAITAAITGFVLGETTANLTTQPTCSTTYVQGSPVSGSQYPATCTGAVSNNYSFNYIGGNVTVNKKGLTVTADNKSRAYGAANPTLTATFTGFVLGQNLGTSDVTGSPLLSTMATPSSPVAGSPYAITAALGTLASGNYAFTSFVNGTLTITQSQLTVTANDQTRVYGAANPALTFQITGFQNGETLGTSGVTGTPNISTSATSTSGPGAYPITAAQGTLAAPNYTFATANGTLTVTQAATTTTITNASALGSSTVVGQNYPVNWTTSPVAPGAGTPTGNVTVSDGTGNTCTAAVAAGTCSLASTLGAKTITATYAGDANFGGSTSQAVQHNVVIGLTGNVKQFIAFGTNVNLAGVTMTLLNTQTQQATTTTTDAGGNYSFGVTQTGGSYTITPSGLGKAFEATSRTYTNVAGNITGGDFIAYDVPGPNAIPRTARVVSQIATQGQPVTVPVLMTTTGVETKVAFTVEYPVTALGIPTVTCGTGAVNCTLAVNNSLQGKVGITITPTAALPAGTRELVKITFPTFQSPATSAQIRFGDFPTQRDVRNSENNPLPMLYWTDGLVSFTGGTLLDGATISGRVTTAAGQGLRNATVTIIDTAGTRRTTVTSSFGAYQFEGLETGRDYLLTVTSKRYRFATRIVSLMDNMSDVHLIGLE
- a CDS encoding EAL domain-containing protein, whose translation is MIAELSPSAITRLSSEISVEAVLQSSPDGIAIIVRGGDAVFVNQSFAALFGELPSDQILWSLSKRFKAGDSFLVQMENSDGVSKEMELLDGRWMEVTAKPIRVEDGPDSTLLVLRDITSTVRALKENEIRERRLRDLLSTMSDGLVQTDVNEAIVFVNEPFCVMSGYSQQELIGKIATELFFEEEDSRMVSKTNRLRKKGISGQYETALKTKDGSRIHVIIGGTPTFDLEGEFSGTIGVFTDITGRKMAEEQLLHDALHDSLTGLANRSLFMEHLKLTIKSRKRGNKGLFAVLFFDFDRFKVVNDSLGHAAGDELLKQIAARFEANLRPGDLVARLGGDEFTILLNDLASEQAAFLLAERLQEDLKRPFDIQGREIFTSASIGISFGTASSTADELIRDADIAMYRAKSKGKSRFQLFDKEMHESAIKRLQLETELRQALKRKEFCLFYQPIVDINTRALSGFEALVRWNHPQKGFVPPDEFIPVLEENNLILTLGKWVFQEGCRQLMEWRRQIDGSDHLQMSINLSVKEFSQLNLIEQISETLAQTGVDPGSIKIEITESHVMENTGSAVSMMERLRGLGLELSLDDFGTGYSSLSYLHQLPVKFLKIDRSFIGRITENAEKREIVHTIVRLAQNLKMQVVAEGVETEEQLEELRRQGCEFGQGYLFSRPMDAVAASRYIEQSLSNDGSDRTKEIVAVRL